A segment of the Thermodesulfovibrionales bacterium genome:
GTCTCTGAGAGACCGTGTCGCCTCCCTCTCTGCCCAGATCGAAGCTGAGATAGATTTTCCCGAAGATGAGATCGAGCCGGTCTCGAAGGAAAACATCCTGCTGGAGATCGAGGATATAACAAAAGGACTAGTTCTCCTTTCCGCGAGTTTCGACGAGGGGCGATTTTTCAGGGAAGGACTGAAGGTTGCGATAGTCGGAAGGCCGAATGTCGGGAAATCGTCTCTCCTGAACGCGCTCCTGAAGAGGGACAGGGCGATTGTAACTGAAACTCCGGGGACGACGAGGGATGTCCTCGAAGAATACCTCAACATGAAGGGCTTGCCGGTAAGGATCATGGATACCGCCGGCATCAGGGAGACCCATGAGATGGCGGAACGGGAAGGGGTGCGGAGAAGCCTCAGGGCGATAGACGACGCGGATGTCGTGATCTGTCTCATCGATGGGAGCATGCCGCTCCATGACGAGGACAGAGAGGTCCTCGAAAGGACAAAAGAGAGGAATACCCTGATCGCGATAAACAAGTCTGATCTCCCCCTGAGCGATGCTTCGTTAGAACCAGGCCTCAAGGCATACGCGGAAAATGTCCTGAAGATCTCTGCCGCGACAGGCATGGGCCTCGATAATCTAAAAGACAGAATAACTGAGATGGCCTTTATCGGTAACGGGAAGCCTGCCGGAAGGTCTTTCGGAGAGGGAAGCAGCATCATGGTCACCAATGTCAGGCACAAACTCGCTCTCGATGATGCGGAAGGAGCACTCAGAAGGGCTGGCGAACTCTTTCAGGAGAGCCACCCGCTCGAGATCGTTGCGATCGAATTTCGCACTGCCCTCGACAGGCTGGGAGAGATTGTCGGCGCCGTGACGACAGAGGATATCCTGAACAGGATATTCAGTGAATTCTGCATCGGGAAATAATCCGCCCTTTCTCGCTCCTTCCCAAGCAATCAGTTTTTGTGGTATCTTTTTATGAGCCGATGTGGTGGAACTGGCAGACGCGCCGGACTCAAAATCCGGTGGGGGCAACCCCGTGAGAGTTCGATTCTCTCCATCGGCACCAAGCGATTTCGAGGTGGCCCGGTGATTATGCGGACA
Coding sequences within it:
- the mnmE gene encoding tRNA uridine-5-carboxymethylaminomethyl(34) synthesis GTPase MnmE; protein product: MFTDDTIAAISTPPGEGGIGIVRLSGGDAIGIVERFFTSPKKKKLEDTKSHRLVYGFIKDPRTGATVGEVLVAVMRAPHTYTKEDVVEINCHGGILPLRAVLELVLKQGARLAEPGEFTKRAFLNGRIDLSQAEAVIDVIRAKTDESGRIALGQLSGGLSDEITSLRDRVASLSAQIEAEIDFPEDEIEPVSKENILLEIEDITKGLVLLSASFDEGRFFREGLKVAIVGRPNVGKSSLLNALLKRDRAIVTETPGTTRDVLEEYLNMKGLPVRIMDTAGIRETHEMAEREGVRRSLRAIDDADVVICLIDGSMPLHDEDREVLERTKERNTLIAINKSDLPLSDASLEPGLKAYAENVLKISAATGMGLDNLKDRITEMAFIGNGKPAGRSFGEGSSIMVTNVRHKLALDDAEGALRRAGELFQESHPLEIVAIEFRTALDRLGEIVGAVTTEDILNRIFSEFCIGK